One genomic window of Chthonomonadales bacterium includes the following:
- a CDS encoding SDR family oxidoreductase — protein sequence MAVTIDLTGRSALVTGGTRGIGRAISRRLAEAGARVAMMYCVDDDAAREAEEVLSSVGPGGHFAVRADIAVPEEASRACASALKRLGDGLDVLVLDAAAGSSGPIAQAAPTDWRRPFDVNVHGHVYVAQAVHGAMRRGGSVVFVSSGAGHDPIAGLGAYGASKAAVNHLARVLAQEWGPEGVRVNVVSPGHTATTPVGYEHLSDGQRRIVAETALRRVGTPEDVAGAVLLLVSDLAGFVTGQVVRVNGGRV from the coding sequence GTGGCCGTGACCATCGACCTTACCGGCCGGAGCGCGCTGGTGACGGGAGGCACGCGCGGAATCGGGCGGGCCATCTCGCGGCGGCTGGCGGAGGCCGGCGCGCGCGTGGCGATGATGTATTGCGTCGACGACGACGCCGCTCGCGAGGCGGAGGAGGTCCTGAGCAGCGTGGGGCCCGGAGGCCACTTCGCCGTGCGCGCCGACATTGCCGTGCCGGAGGAGGCCAGTCGGGCGTGCGCCTCCGCCCTGAAGCGCCTTGGCGACGGGCTGGATGTGCTCGTGCTGGACGCGGCGGCGGGCTCCTCCGGCCCGATCGCGCAGGCCGCCCCGACCGACTGGAGGCGTCCGTTCGACGTCAATGTGCACGGCCACGTCTACGTGGCTCAGGCGGTCCACGGCGCGATGCGCCGGGGCGGCAGCGTCGTCTTCGTTTCCTCCGGCGCCGGCCATGACCCTATCGCGGGGCTCGGCGCCTACGGCGCGAGCAAGGCCGCCGTGAATCACCTGGCCCGCGTGCTGGCGCAGGAGTGGGGCCCCGAGGGCGTGCGCGTCAACGTTGTCTCGCCGGGCCACACGGCGACGACGCCGGTCGGCTACGAGCATCTCTCGGACGGGCAGCGGCGGATCGTGGCGGAGACGGCGCTGCGCCGGGTCGGCACGCCGGAGGACGTGGCGGGGGCCGTGCTGCTGCTCGTCAGCGACCTGGCGGGTTTTGTGACGGGGCAGGTGGTGCGGGTGAACGGCGGGCGCGTGTAG
- a CDS encoding NAD(P)-dependent oxidoreductase: protein MARSYMAESPGALARSSTAPQRVLVTGAAGYIGSYFAEHAAAHHDLRLGETVGARSLSDGGQQSGLPEELGPPRQGCHPSEQAPPGAPGHCLLPSTSTATSLSVIRRSTTVCSPNR, encoded by the coding sequence ATGGCGCGATCGTACATGGCCGAGAGCCCGGGCGCTCTGGCGAGAAGCAGCACAGCGCCGCAGCGCGTGCTCGTCACCGGCGCGGCGGGCTACATCGGCTCCTACTTCGCGGAGCACGCCGCTGCCCACCACGACCTGCGCCTGGGCGAGACGGTGGGCGCACGCAGTCTGAGCGACGGCGGGCAGCAGTCTGGCCTGCCAGAGGAACTCGGACCGCCCCGGCAGGGGTGCCACCCGTCGGAGCAGGCTCCGCCTGGCGCGCCGGGTCACTGCCTCCTGCCGTCGACCTCCACCGCGACCTCGTTGTCCGTGATACGCCGCAGCACCACGGTGTGCTCACCGAACCGGTAG
- a CDS encoding beta-propeller fold lactonase family protein — MRRWLAVLAAGAAAALLAGCGGNDAYSPTVVGGGASFDLAVSPATRTVAPGQPATYSVTLTAVKGFASQVALSVTGLPSGATAHFAPAAATPTSGGVTSTLTVTAGDVPRSGAVARSGRVRAATPDGSYPLTVRGTGGGVTREAAVTLVVQSGGAPSFSIGVSPAARTVAQGEQAIYSVTLTAINGFSSAVPLQVSGLPSGATAVVSPASVVPTVAGAAGTLTVSTASSTPVAAFTLTIGGSAAGVSQMAQVALTVTSGGGPSLLNTPSALAFSPDGKRLYVTNQGGLGFGSPGFTAQYAVNADGSLTPLTPFSVPTGGSTSSIATLAGKTTAYVTSASDNLVYQFDIATGALTPLSPPNVSSITEYRVTTPNWIAADPLGRYVYTANGGNGVSAFAVGADGTLDSVGGMFAPAHTNGVAVRPDGQFVYAVGSQANPGGAIRAYRIEAGGSLTSVGTAGSGALIRNAIDSTGSYLYATESPAFGIGTVSAVQQYRINIDGTLTALSPASVAAGDSVYGIIAHPAAPYVYVTNAVASGTILQYRVSANGTLTPLSPASVAAGNTPVAIAVSPDGRWAYAANQLGNTITGYRVNANGTLTPLG, encoded by the coding sequence ATGAGACGCTGGTTGGCAGTTCTCGCCGCAGGCGCGGCGGCCGCCCTACTCGCAGGCTGCGGCGGCAATGACGCGTACAGCCCTACGGTGGTTGGGGGCGGCGCGAGCTTCGATCTGGCGGTCTCGCCGGCGACGCGCACGGTGGCGCCCGGTCAGCCGGCCACCTACTCGGTCACGCTGACCGCGGTCAAGGGCTTCGCCAGCCAGGTCGCGCTCAGCGTCACGGGCCTTCCCTCGGGCGCCACCGCCCACTTCGCGCCGGCCGCGGCGACCCCGACGTCCGGCGGCGTCACGAGCACGCTCACGGTGACCGCCGGCGATGTGCCTCGCTCCGGCGCGGTGGCGCGGTCGGGCCGTGTTCGGGCCGCCACGCCCGACGGCAGCTATCCGCTCACCGTGCGCGGCACGGGCGGCGGAGTCACCCGCGAGGCCGCCGTCACACTCGTCGTGCAGAGCGGCGGCGCGCCGAGCTTCTCCATCGGCGTCTCGCCCGCGGCCCGCACGGTGGCGCAGGGCGAGCAGGCCATCTACTCGGTAACGCTCACCGCGATCAACGGCTTCTCCAGCGCCGTTCCCCTTCAGGTCTCCGGCCTCCCCTCCGGCGCAACCGCCGTCGTCAGCCCGGCCTCCGTCGTGCCGACGGTCGCTGGCGCCGCCGGCACGCTCACCGTTTCGACGGCCTCGTCCACGCCAGTCGCCGCGTTCACGCTGACGATCGGGGGCAGCGCGGCCGGAGTCAGCCAGATGGCGCAGGTGGCGCTCACCGTGACCTCGGGGGGTGGTCCGAGCCTGCTCAACACGCCCAGCGCTCTGGCGTTCAGCCCGGATGGCAAGCGGCTGTATGTCACCAATCAGGGCGGCCTCGGCTTCGGATCCCCCGGCTTCACCGCCCAGTACGCCGTGAACGCCGACGGATCGCTGACGCCGCTCACGCCCTTCAGCGTGCCGACCGGCGGCAGCACCTCCTCCATCGCCACTCTCGCGGGCAAGACGACCGCCTACGTGACGAGCGCTTCCGACAATCTGGTCTACCAGTTCGACATCGCCACCGGCGCGCTGACGCCGCTCTCACCACCCAACGTCTCATCGATCACCGAGTACCGGGTGACCACGCCGAACTGGATTGCCGCCGATCCCCTGGGACGCTACGTCTACACCGCGAATGGCGGCAACGGCGTCTCCGCCTTCGCCGTGGGAGCCGATGGCACGCTGGACTCCGTCGGCGGGATGTTCGCGCCGGCTCACACGAACGGGGTAGCCGTGCGCCCGGACGGGCAATTCGTCTACGCGGTCGGCTCGCAAGCGAACCCTGGGGGCGCCATTCGTGCCTACCGGATCGAGGCGGGCGGCTCCCTCACGTCCGTTGGCACCGCCGGCAGCGGCGCGCTGATCCGCAACGCGATCGACTCCACTGGCTCCTACCTGTACGCCACGGAGTCGCCCGCCTTCGGCATCGGCACGGTGAGCGCGGTGCAGCAGTACCGCATCAACATCGACGGCACGCTGACGGCCCTGAGCCCGGCGAGCGTGGCCGCGGGCGACTCCGTGTACGGAATCATCGCCCACCCGGCGGCGCCGTACGTCTATGTGACGAACGCCGTGGCGAGCGGCACGATCCTGCAGTACCGCGTTAGCGCCAACGGCACGCTGACGCCGCTCTCGCCGGCCAGCGTTGCGGCCGGCAACACGCCGGTGGCGATTGCCGTCTCGCCGGACGGCAGATGGGCCTACGCGGCGAACCAACTGGGCAATACGATCACGGGCTACCGTGTGAACGCAAACGGGACCCTGACTCCGCTCGGCTGA
- a CDS encoding glycosyltransferase family 39 protein, with protein sequence MSVAPTLADRSSAPPARRETAAALLLLGAAFVVHLWLAATMPLAPDETYYWEWSRRPALGYYDQGPMIAWWIRASTALLGATPLGVRLGVVVAALATQALAYLLGRDLFGPRAGLLGLVFLTVTPLSQVGATIATYDPLQVLFWVAATWLAARAAIGGRRWAWIGMGVAVGLGTLSKHTMVLFAPCLLLFLALPAQRTWLRRPEPYLAVLAALAVFAPNLWWQAQHGWMTFEHLVVLTAKGADQSALRRFGDFVGSQAALVSPPLFFGFLAALRHAARVRRDPGGDRWWLLFCLSLPVLLFFTAMTLKAKAQANWAAAAWVTPAVAYGAWLAAPGRRVSRAARAWTWAAGLFALGLSVLLAVPGTRLLLPVRFPARWDQGNKLYGGPEVAAAADREAAAMRAEGSRHVVPGAATYDIASRLAFYMRGQPRTRCLFLNTRLNSYVAWNDEAGLRPGDDAILVDGKGPDDPELPAFAADFDRVVPVPKPVEVWRRGLYDSPVRVYFLYRCYGYRQNPAAEHPAEGK encoded by the coding sequence GTGAGCGTCGCGCCCACCCTGGCCGACCGGTCCTCGGCGCCGCCGGCACGCCGCGAGACCGCCGCCGCCCTCCTCCTGCTCGGCGCGGCGTTCGTCGTCCATCTCTGGCTGGCGGCCACCATGCCGCTGGCGCCGGACGAGACCTACTACTGGGAGTGGAGCCGCCGCCCGGCGCTCGGCTACTACGACCAGGGGCCCATGATCGCCTGGTGGATCCGCGCCAGCACCGCGCTGCTCGGCGCCACGCCGCTCGGCGTGCGCCTGGGAGTGGTGGTGGCCGCGCTCGCCACGCAGGCGCTCGCCTACCTCCTCGGGCGCGACCTGTTCGGCCCGCGCGCCGGCCTGCTCGGGCTCGTGTTCCTCACCGTCACCCCGCTCTCGCAGGTCGGCGCGACCATCGCCACCTACGATCCCCTGCAGGTGCTCTTCTGGGTGGCCGCGACCTGGCTCGCCGCCCGCGCGGCCATCGGAGGCCGGCGATGGGCATGGATCGGCATGGGTGTCGCCGTGGGGCTCGGGACGCTCAGCAAACACACCATGGTGCTCTTCGCGCCGTGCCTGCTGCTATTCCTGGCTCTGCCCGCGCAGCGGACCTGGCTGCGGCGGCCGGAGCCCTACCTGGCCGTCCTGGCGGCGCTGGCGGTCTTTGCGCCGAACCTCTGGTGGCAGGCCCAGCACGGCTGGATGACCTTCGAGCACCTGGTGGTGCTCACAGCAAAGGGCGCCGACCAGAGCGCGCTGCGGCGCTTCGGCGACTTCGTCGGGTCCCAGGCCGCGCTCGTCTCGCCCCCCTTGTTCTTCGGCTTTCTGGCCGCGCTCCGCCACGCCGCGCGCGTGCGGCGCGATCCGGGAGGCGATCGCTGGTGGCTTCTCTTCTGCCTGAGCCTTCCGGTGCTCCTGTTCTTCACGGCGATGACGCTGAAGGCGAAGGCGCAGGCGAACTGGGCGGCGGCGGCCTGGGTGACGCCCGCAGTGGCGTATGGCGCGTGGCTGGCGGCCCCCGGGCGCCGCGTCAGCCGGGCCGCGCGTGCCTGGACGTGGGCGGCCGGCCTGTTCGCCCTGGGACTCTCCGTGCTGCTGGCGGTGCCGGGCACGCGCCTCCTGCTGCCCGTGCGGTTTCCCGCGCGCTGGGACCAGGGGAACAAGCTCTACGGCGGGCCGGAAGTCGCGGCGGCGGCCGACCGCGAGGCCGCGGCCATGCGCGCCGAGGGGAGCCGCCACGTGGTGCCCGGCGCCGCCACCTACGACATCGCCAGCCGCCTCGCCTTCTACATGCGCGGCCAGCCTCGCACACGCTGCCTTTTCCTCAACACGCGACTCAACAGCTACGTCGCCTGGAACGACGAGGCCGGCCTTCGCCCCGGCGACGACGCGATCCTCGTGGACGGCAAGGGGCCGGACGACCCGGAGCTGCCGGCCTTCGCGGCGGACTTCGACCGCGTCGTGCCGGTGCCGAAGCCGGTGGAGGTCTGGCGGCGCGGGCTCTACGACAGCCCGGTGCGCGTCTACTTCCTCTATCGCTGCTACGGCTACCGGCAGAACCCGGCCGCCGAGCACCCGGCGGAGGGCAAGTAA
- a CDS encoding Gfo/Idh/MocA family oxidoreductase — MAYRALIVGAGGMGRAWGRNLKEHPDVLVVGWVDLRSEVAARAAAELGFVDVHTGADLGRAIAEARPDFVVDVTVPEAHHDVTVQSLGAGLPVLGEKPMASSMAEARQMVAASEQAGKLYMVSQSRRYDARIHALRRLIRAHVGPLAILNSDFYVGAHFGGFRDEMVSPLVLDMAIHTFDAARFLCDADPVAVYCEEFNPPWSWYRGNACATAVFEMSGGLRYTYRGSWCGEGRHTSWDSEWRAVGPRGTATWDGHGAPVAETVTAAAGFHSEVERRTEEAEEGVAGGIAGSLRDFLRALETGAAPMGECHDNIKSLAMVFGAIESASTGRRVPVPPVA; from the coding sequence GTGGCGTACAGGGCACTCATCGTCGGCGCGGGAGGGATGGGCCGCGCCTGGGGCCGCAACCTGAAGGAGCATCCCGACGTCCTGGTCGTCGGGTGGGTCGACCTTCGCTCCGAGGTGGCCGCGCGGGCCGCCGCGGAGCTCGGTTTCGTGGACGTGCACACCGGGGCCGACCTGGGTCGGGCCATCGCCGAGGCACGGCCCGACTTCGTTGTGGACGTGACGGTGCCGGAGGCGCACCACGACGTCACCGTGCAGTCGCTTGGCGCCGGGCTGCCCGTGCTGGGCGAGAAGCCGATGGCCTCCAGCATGGCGGAGGCGCGCCAGATGGTCGCCGCCAGCGAGCAGGCCGGCAAGCTCTACATGGTGAGCCAGAGCCGCCGCTACGACGCGCGCATCCACGCGCTTCGCCGCCTCATCCGGGCTCACGTCGGCCCGCTGGCGATCCTCAACTCGGACTTCTACGTCGGGGCGCACTTCGGCGGCTTCCGCGACGAGATGGTCAGCCCGCTCGTGCTTGACATGGCGATCCACACCTTCGATGCGGCGCGCTTCCTCTGCGACGCCGACCCGGTCGCCGTCTACTGCGAGGAGTTCAACCCCCCCTGGAGCTGGTACCGGGGCAACGCGTGCGCCACCGCCGTGTTCGAGATGAGCGGGGGCCTCCGGTACACCTACCGCGGATCCTGGTGCGGCGAGGGTCGGCACACGTCGTGGGATTCGGAGTGGCGCGCCGTGGGGCCTCGCGGAACGGCCACCTGGGACGGGCACGGCGCTCCCGTCGCCGAAACCGTCACGGCCGCGGCCGGCTTTCACTCCGAGGTCGAGCGGCGTACCGAGGAGGCGGAGGAGGGAGTTGCGGGCGGCATCGCCGGCTCGCTCCGCGACTTCCTGCGCGCGCTGGAGACCGGCGCGGCGCCGATGGGCGAGTGCCACGACAACATCAAGAGCCTGGCGATGGTGTTCGGGGCGATCGAGTCGGCCTCAACGGGCCGGCGGGTGCCGGTTCCTCCCGTGGCCTGA
- a CDS encoding HAD family hydrolase: MPGTAIEVVREPAGRGRYRHVLFDFDGTLSLIREGWPNVMIGMMVEFLSETGTAESPDELTALVRDYVARLTGKQTIYQMIRLADEVRARGGSPREPLEYKRIYLDRLMQVIHGRREALRSGTASPRDWLVPCALELLEGLRARGLTLYLASGTDEPYVREEAELLGLTPYFGRHVYGALDDYRGTSKAMVIHRLLRENAVHGSLLLGFGDAYVEIDNVKAVGGGAVGVATDEAGRSGRCDDWKRDRLLAVGADLIIADFREHDALLGYLLSASTGARR; encoded by the coding sequence CTGCCGGGCACCGCCATCGAGGTCGTGCGCGAGCCGGCCGGCCGCGGCCGCTACCGGCATGTGCTGTTCGACTTTGACGGCACCCTCAGCCTCATCCGCGAGGGCTGGCCCAACGTGATGATCGGGATGATGGTCGAGTTCCTGTCGGAGACAGGCACCGCCGAGAGCCCCGACGAGCTGACGGCGCTCGTGCGCGACTACGTGGCGCGTCTGACGGGCAAGCAGACGATCTACCAGATGATCCGGCTCGCCGACGAGGTTCGCGCGCGCGGCGGCTCGCCCCGAGAGCCGCTCGAGTACAAGCGCATCTACCTGGACCGCCTGATGCAGGTGATCCATGGGCGCCGCGAGGCGCTGCGCTCCGGGACGGCCTCGCCGCGCGACTGGCTCGTGCCGTGTGCGCTGGAGCTACTGGAGGGGCTGCGCGCCCGCGGCCTGACGCTCTACCTCGCCAGCGGGACCGACGAGCCGTACGTGCGGGAGGAGGCGGAGCTCCTCGGCCTCACGCCCTACTTTGGGCGGCACGTCTATGGGGCGCTCGACGACTACCGCGGCACGTCGAAGGCCATGGTCATCCATCGCCTGCTTCGGGAGAACGCGGTCCATGGGAGCCTGCTGCTTGGCTTCGGCGACGCCTACGTGGAGATCGACAACGTGAAGGCCGTGGGTGGCGGCGCCGTGGGCGTCGCGACCGACGAGGCGGGACGCAGCGGACGGTGCGACGACTGGAAGCGCGATCGCCTGCTGGCCGTGGGCGCCGACCTCATCATCGCCGACTTCCGCGAGCACGACGCGCTGCTCGGCTACCTCCTCTCCGCGAGCACGGGAGCGCGGCGATGA
- a CDS encoding sugar phosphate isomerase/epimerase: MRLGGPVFGDCTSPDGWASAVRRHGYRAAYCPLDASADDATVSAWAAAAREADIVIAEVGAWSNPLSPDEATRRAARDVCCRQLDLADRVGARCCVNIAGSLGEQWDGPHPANLTADTFDRIVECVRAVIDAVRPTRTYYTLETMPWMYPDSPRSYLRLLEAIDRPRFAVHLDPVNLICSPRLYYANGDLIRECFALLGPHIRSCHAKDVVLASRLTTHLDEARPGLGGLDYAAFLTELARLDPDTPLMLEHLSAEEEYAAAAEHIRGVARSVGATP; the protein is encoded by the coding sequence GTGAGACTGGGAGGACCTGTGTTCGGCGACTGCACCAGTCCCGACGGCTGGGCGAGCGCCGTGCGGCGCCACGGCTACCGCGCCGCCTACTGCCCGCTGGACGCCTCGGCCGACGACGCCACCGTGAGCGCCTGGGCCGCCGCCGCCCGCGAGGCCGACATCGTGATCGCCGAGGTCGGCGCGTGGAGCAACCCGCTCAGCCCGGACGAAGCCACACGGCGCGCCGCCCGCGACGTCTGCTGCCGCCAGCTCGACCTGGCCGACCGCGTTGGCGCCCGCTGCTGCGTCAACATCGCCGGGTCGCTCGGTGAGCAGTGGGACGGCCCGCACCCGGCCAACCTGACTGCCGACACCTTCGACCGCATCGTCGAGTGCGTGCGCGCGGTCATCGACGCCGTCCGGCCCACGCGCACCTACTACACCCTCGAGACGATGCCCTGGATGTACCCGGACTCGCCGCGGAGCTACCTCCGCCTGCTGGAGGCCATCGACCGGCCCCGCTTCGCCGTGCACCTGGACCCCGTGAACCTGATCTGCAGCCCGCGGCTCTACTACGCCAACGGCGACCTCATTCGCGAGTGCTTCGCGCTGCTCGGCCCGCACATCCGCAGCTGCCACGCCAAGGACGTCGTGCTGGCAAGCCGCCTGACCACCCACCTGGACGAGGCCCGCCCCGGCCTGGGCGGCCTGGACTACGCCGCCTTCCTGACGGAGCTCGCGCGGCTCGACCCCGACACCCCTCTGATGCTCGAGCACCTGAGCGCCGAGGAGGAGTACGCGGCGGCGGCCGAGCATATCCGCGGCGTGGCGCGCAGCGTGGGAGCGACGCCGTGA